A stretch of the Candidatus Gracilibacteria bacterium genome encodes the following:
- a CDS encoding CYTH domain-containing protein: MLEKEIKILEINKEEIVSKLEAMGAKKSFEGFIHDIYYDFPDDAPKNKMDANGRMFRLRQKGEEHIYTIKNKRKEIKKKEGVVAKDEHETQISNIESFAKVLEKYGMEKTREKKKHRVSYTLENMEFDFDMYEGIPELLEIEGPDGVTIQGWVEKLDLQDYEQMLGGSRKIFKHYGIPYLNID; the protein is encoded by the coding sequence ATGTTAGAAAAAGAAATAAAAATACTCGAAATAAACAAAGAAGAAATAGTATCGAAACTAGAGGCAATGTGAGCAAAAAAATCCTTTGAATGATTTATTCATGATATCTATTATGATTTTCCAGATGATGCTCCAAAGAATAAAATGGACGCAAATGGGAGAATGTTTCGTCTGAGACAAAAGTGAGAAGAACACATCTATACTATCAAAAATAAACGAAAAGAAATAAAGAAAAAAGAGTGAGTGGTAGCAAAAGATGAACACGAAACTCAAATATCTAATATTGAGAGCTTTGCAAAAGTTCTTGAGAAATATGGTATGGAAAAAACAAGAGAAAAGAAGAAACATAGAGTTTCTTACACACTTGAAAATATGGAGTTTGATTTTGATATGTATGAAGGGATTCCAGAGTTACTTGAAATAGAATGACCAGACGGTGTTACGATTCAAGGCTGGGTAGAAAAATTAGATCTCCAAGATTATGAACAAATGCTCGGGGGTTCACGTAAGATTTTTAAACATTATGGGATACCATATTTAAATATAGATTAA
- a CDS encoding polyphosphate polymerase domain-containing protein, producing MGSALLSRLSGFSAINLTELNATASYLKRIDRKFLLTEKEFLNILEDLSEDFRSLEIDGKRVFLYDNVYMDTADYLFYHQHQDKVPSRTKIRTRHYTDAGDLAFFEYKQKENGITKKFRYQFPADEHGTMTKGKKRFFEGVFQSLYSEKAPDISPAMQTKYNRLTLVSKSGEERLTIDFNISVKDLRNVKAKDIKLKI from the coding sequence ATGGGATCTGCACTACTCTCTAGACTCTCTGGTTTCTCTGCAATTAATTTAACAGAACTCAATGCTACAGCAAGTTATCTCAAACGAATAGATAGAAAATTTCTACTTACTGAAAAAGAGTTTCTCAATATTCTGGAAGACCTTTCAGAAGATTTCCGATCACTAGAAATTGATGGAAAAAGAGTTTTCCTCTATGATAACGTATATATGGATACAGCTGATTATCTCTTCTACCACCAACACCAAGATAAAGTCCCTTCTCGAACAAAAATTCGAACGAGACACTATACTGACGCTGGAGATCTCGCATTTTTTGAATACAAACAAAAGGAAAATGGTATCACTAAAAAGTTTCGATACCAATTCCCTGCTGATGAACATGGGACTATGACTAAAGGAAAAAAGAGATTTTTTGAAGGAGTGTTCCAAAGCCTCTATAGTGAAAAAGCTCCAGATATCTCTCCCGCTATGCAAACGAAATACAATAGACTCACACTCGTGAGTAAGTCAGGAGAAGAGAGACTCACTATTGATTTCAACATCTCAGTAAAAGATCTTCGAAACGTAAAAGCCAAGGATATTAAACTAAAAATTTAG